A window of Oscillatoria sp. FACHB-1406 contains these coding sequences:
- a CDS encoding CmpA/NrtA family ABC transporter substrate-binding protein has translation MTQFSRLSRRKFLYTAGASTGAILLKGCLGNPPDRSGGGTTASSPASSPAATPVELSPEQKPEVTKVKLGFIPIFESAPLIIAKEKGFFAKYGMPDIEVAKQSNWASARDNVVIGSEKGGIDGGQWQMPMPHLITEGIITNGQKVPMYVLAQLVTQANGIAISGKNQGQGVNLKLDSKAVDYIKGFASANGRKFKAAHTFPNVNQDFWIRYWFGAGGIDPDTDIDLLAVPPPETVQGMRTGTIDAFSTGDPWPYRIVSDKIGYMAALTAQIWKCHPEEYLAIRADWVDKNPKATKAILKGLMEAQQWCDKPENRPELIQIVSGRNYFNINPTILTPPYEGKYEMGDGQPAVDDFKMGPLYWKDDLGSVSYPYKSHDLWFLTETMRWNFHNGYFKDFDTAKKLIDKVNRGDLWVEAAKEAGIAAADIPTSDSRGVEKFFDGVEFDPEKPQAYLDSLKIKKA, from the coding sequence ATGACTCAATTTTCTAGACTTTCACGTCGCAAATTTTTATACACTGCGGGTGCTTCCACGGGAGCAATTTTACTCAAAGGCTGTCTGGGCAATCCCCCAGACCGGAGTGGGGGCGGAACCACAGCCAGCAGCCCCGCCTCTAGTCCTGCGGCTACCCCCGTCGAACTCAGTCCCGAACAAAAACCTGAAGTCACCAAAGTTAAATTAGGATTCATTCCGATTTTTGAATCGGCCCCCTTAATTATTGCCAAAGAAAAAGGCTTTTTTGCCAAGTATGGGATGCCCGATATTGAAGTTGCCAAACAATCCAACTGGGCATCAGCACGAGATAACGTCGTCATCGGTTCGGAAAAAGGCGGCATCGATGGCGGGCAGTGGCAGATGCCGATGCCGCACCTCATCACCGAAGGAATTATTACCAACGGGCAGAAAGTCCCGATGTACGTCCTCGCGCAACTCGTCACTCAAGCAAACGGGATTGCCATTTCCGGAAAAAATCAAGGTCAAGGCGTTAATTTAAAGCTCGACAGCAAAGCCGTCGATTATATTAAAGGATTTGCTTCAGCCAACGGCCGCAAATTTAAAGCCGCCCATACCTTCCCCAACGTCAACCAAGATTTCTGGATTCGTTACTGGTTTGGTGCAGGTGGTATCGACCCCGATACGGACATCGACCTGCTTGCAGTTCCTCCGCCAGAAACCGTGCAAGGGATGCGGACGGGTACGATTGATGCGTTTAGTACCGGCGACCCTTGGCCCTACCGCATCGTCAGCGATAAAATCGGCTACATGGCTGCCCTCACCGCGCAAATCTGGAAATGCCACCCCGAAGAATATCTAGCAATTCGCGCCGATTGGGTCGATAAAAATCCGAAAGCCACCAAGGCTATCCTGAAAGGCTTGATGGAAGCACAGCAATGGTGTGACAAGCCGGAAAATCGTCCCGAACTGATTCAGATTGTTTCCGGTCGCAACTATTTCAACATTAACCCCACGATTTTAACGCCGCCCTACGAAGGGAAGTACGAAATGGGCGACGGACAACCGGCTGTTGATGACTTTAAAATGGGACCGTTGTATTGGAAAGACGACCTCGGCAGCGTTTCCTATCCTTACAAGAGTCATGACTTATGGTTTTTAACCGAGACAATGCGCTGGAATTTCCATAACGGTTATTTTAAAGATTTCGATACGGCGAAGAAACTCATCGATAAAGTCAATCGTGGCGATTTGTGGGTTGAAGCAGCGAAGGAAGCAGGAATCGCTGCTGCTGATATCCCGACGAGTGATTCTCGAGGGGTAGAAAAGTTCTTCGATGGAGTTGAGTTTGACCCCGAAAAACCGCAAGCGTATCTCGACAGTCTGAAGATCAAGAAGGCTTAA
- the ntrB gene encoding nitrate ABC transporter permease — MTANVSVRRTQSSNPLAKFWQKQSGSIVPAILGFLAFLIIWQFFSSSGLTRLPGPLSLVTEVRTRDLLMYPFFDRGGLDKGLFWQTFESLKRVALGYSLAAIVGIIVGIIMGTQPIIDKALDPLFQFLRMIAPLAWVPIALIALQSPQPSAIFVIFITSVWPILLNTTEGVKRIPEDYNNVAKVLQLTKKEYYLNILFPSALPYIFTGLRIAIGLAWLAIIAAEIVMGGVVGIGFFIWDAYQQNYVSDVILATVYIGAVGLILDRLVAWIQTLIVRGE; from the coding sequence ATGACAGCTAATGTTAGCGTTCGCAGAACTCAAAGTTCTAATCCGCTTGCCAAATTTTGGCAAAAGCAATCGGGTAGTATTGTCCCGGCAATCTTGGGATTTCTCGCTTTTTTAATTATTTGGCAGTTCTTTTCCAGTTCCGGGTTGACACGCTTGCCAGGGCCGTTAAGTTTGGTGACAGAAGTCCGCACTCGCGATTTATTAATGTATCCTTTCTTCGATCGCGGCGGTTTGGATAAGGGATTATTTTGGCAAACATTCGAGAGTTTGAAGCGCGTTGCTCTCGGTTATAGCTTAGCCGCCATTGTCGGCATCATCGTCGGCATTATCATGGGGACTCAACCCATCATTGATAAAGCACTAGACCCCTTATTCCAGTTTTTACGCATGATTGCACCTTTGGCGTGGGTTCCCATCGCCTTAATCGCTCTCCAAAGCCCCCAACCTTCTGCAATCTTCGTTATTTTTATCACCTCGGTTTGGCCCATCCTGCTCAACACCACTGAAGGCGTAAAGCGTATTCCCGAAGATTACAACAACGTCGCGAAGGTATTGCAATTAACCAAGAAAGAATATTACTTAAATATTCTGTTCCCTTCTGCGTTACCTTACATCTTCACCGGCTTGAGAATCGCGATCGGTTTAGCTTGGCTGGCAATTATCGCCGCAGAAATCGTGATGGGCGGTGTCGTCGGCATCGGCTTCTTTATCTGGGATGCTTACCAACAGAACTACGTCAGCGACGTAATCTTAGCAACCGTTTATATTGGTGCAGTTGGCTTGATTCTCGACCGTTTAGTGGCTTGGATTCAAACCTTAATTGTTCGAGGCGAATAA
- a CDS encoding nitrate ABC transporter ATP-binding protein (This model describes the ATP binding subunits of ATP-binding cassette (ABC) transporters for nitrate transport, or for bicarbonate transport, in bacteria and archaea.), with protein sequence MSAIVTVENIEQVFPLTNGGEYVALKGIDLEIKKGEFISLIGHSGCGKSTLLNLIAGLALPTDGLVTLEGQRIKEPGPDKMVVFQNYSLLPWRTVRDNIALAVDAVMKDLPEGERRGIIEEHIDLVGLRPHVDKVPARLSGGQKQRVAIARALALRPKLLLLDEPFGALDALTRGNLQEQLMKICEENQVTSVMVTHDVDEAVLLSDRIVMLTNGPGSQIGQILNVDIPRPRKRMEVVEHPSYYSLRSEIIYFLNQQKRVKKMRARKVAVVARHGLEKVNLELGFVPLTACAPLAVAKEKGIFQKHGLDEVSLARETSWRGIADGIANGYLDAAQMPSGMPLWLTLGGRDNRTLPCVTALTMTRNGNAITLGKHFYNEGVYTLADFRNYILRTRHLKHRLGVVHPSSMHNLLLRYWLASGGIDPDRDVILQNIPPAQMVVDLQKDSIDGFCVGEPWNLRAAMEDVGFIVATDLEVWNGHPGKVLGVREDWANAYPNTHIALIKALLEACQYCADEANEAEIRQILCRREYLNTKPEYIQLVDPNSLVCDLQGPKKTYAHHLFYGAGVNRPSRTEQLWHMVELARWEHTPFPRNWLEILERVCRVTAFSTAARELGILDTKYHKGAIELFDGTKFDAEDPIGYLNNLKIKRDISIAEVVLDSRPLIAA encoded by the coding sequence ATGAGTGCTATTGTTACTGTTGAGAATATAGAACAAGTTTTTCCCTTGACAAATGGGGGAGAATATGTGGCATTGAAAGGCATCGACCTAGAAATTAAAAAAGGCGAATTTATCTCCTTAATCGGTCACTCCGGCTGCGGTAAATCGACATTATTAAACCTGATTGCTGGCTTAGCCTTGCCCACCGACGGCTTAGTCACCCTAGAAGGACAGCGCATTAAAGAACCCGGCCCCGATAAGATGGTGGTGTTCCAAAACTATTCTTTACTGCCTTGGCGCACGGTGCGCGATAACATTGCGCTGGCAGTGGATGCGGTGATGAAAGACTTACCGGAGGGAGAACGTCGCGGGATTATCGAAGAACATATCGATCTCGTCGGATTGCGTCCCCACGTCGATAAAGTTCCCGCCCGGTTGTCGGGGGGACAAAAACAGCGGGTTGCGATTGCCCGCGCCCTTGCCCTGCGCCCCAAACTCCTGTTACTCGACGAACCCTTCGGCGCACTAGATGCGCTGACGCGCGGCAACCTCCAAGAACAATTGATGAAGATTTGCGAGGAAAACCAAGTCACATCGGTGATGGTGACGCACGATGTCGATGAAGCGGTATTATTGAGCGATCGCATCGTCATGCTCACCAACGGGCCGGGATCCCAAATCGGACAAATCCTCAACGTCGATATCCCGCGCCCTCGCAAGCGGATGGAAGTCGTAGAACATCCCAGCTACTATAGCTTGCGCTCCGAAATTATCTACTTCCTCAACCAACAAAAGCGCGTCAAAAAAATGCGAGCGCGCAAAGTTGCAGTGGTGGCGCGTCACGGACTCGAAAAAGTCAACCTCGAACTCGGTTTCGTTCCCCTCACCGCCTGCGCCCCTCTCGCCGTTGCCAAAGAAAAAGGTATCTTCCAAAAACACGGTTTGGATGAAGTTAGTTTAGCGCGGGAAACCAGTTGGCGCGGTATCGCCGACGGCATCGCGAACGGCTACCTCGATGCCGCCCAAATGCCTTCGGGAATGCCCCTCTGGCTTACCCTTGGCGGGCGCGACAATCGCACTCTTCCCTGCGTTACCGCCCTGACGATGACGCGCAACGGTAACGCCATCACCCTCGGCAAACACTTTTATAACGAAGGCGTTTATACCCTCGCCGACTTCAGAAACTACATTCTCAGAACCCGCCATCTCAAGCACCGCTTGGGAGTCGTTCATCCTTCTTCCATGCACAACCTGCTGCTACGCTACTGGTTGGCTTCTGGCGGTATCGATCCCGATCGCGATGTTATCTTACAAAATATTCCGCCCGCACAAATGGTGGTGGATTTACAAAAAGATAGCATCGATGGCTTCTGCGTCGGCGAACCCTGGAACTTGCGCGCGGCGATGGAAGATGTCGGCTTTATCGTGGCGACGGATTTGGAAGTGTGGAACGGGCATCCTGGTAAAGTTTTGGGCGTGCGGGAAGATTGGGCGAATGCTTACCCCAATACGCATATCGCCTTAATTAAAGCACTGCTCGAAGCTTGTCAATATTGCGCGGACGAAGCCAACGAAGCTGAAATTCGGCAAATTCTCTGCCGTCGAGAATATTTGAATACGAAGCCAGAATATATTCAATTAGTAGACCCGAATTCGTTGGTTTGCGATTTACAAGGGCCGAAGAAAACTTACGCCCACCACCTCTTTTATGGGGCAGGTGTCAATCGCCCCAGCCGTACCGAACAGTTGTGGCATATGGTGGAATTGGCGCGCTGGGAACATACGCCGTTCCCCCGCAATTGGCTAGAGATTCTCGAGCGCGTCTGTCGCGTGACGGCATTCAGTACGGCGGCGCGGGAGTTGGGCATTCTCGATACGAAATATCATAAGGGCGCGATCGAACTGTTCGACGGCACGAAGTTTGATGCGGAAGATCCCATCGGCTATCTTAATAATCTCAAGATTAAGCGCGATATCAGCATTGCTGAGGTCGTTCTCGACTCACGCCCCTTAATCGCGGCTTAA
- a CDS encoding nitrate ABC transporter ATP-binding protein (This model describes the ATP binding subunits of ATP-binding cassette (ABC) transporters for nitrate transport, or for bicarbonate transport, in bacteria and archaea.), with product MISPLTAKEQLRDTRTNTPFLVFDGVSKIYPTPKGKFVVLDNVNLTINQGEFICVIGHSGCGKSTLLSLVSGFQKPSIGSVLLDGKPVGDPGPDRMVVFQNYALLPWRTVFENVYIAVHAVYPNKSQQEKRAIVRDHLAMVGLSEAADKKPPQISGGMKQRVSIARALAIRPQVLILDEPFGALDAITKEELQQELLDIWNENRCTVLMITHDIDEALFLADKLVMMTNGPAANIGEVMEIPFARPRDRDLIMEDPTYYKLRNHALDFLYNRFAHDDVG from the coding sequence ATGATCTCACCCCTAACTGCTAAAGAACAACTCCGCGATACGCGAACCAATACGCCTTTTTTGGTTTTTGACGGCGTTTCTAAAATTTATCCTACTCCAAAAGGTAAGTTTGTCGTTCTCGACAATGTGAACCTGACGATTAACCAGGGTGAATTTATCTGCGTTATCGGGCATTCCGGCTGCGGAAAATCGACGCTGTTAAGCTTAGTTTCTGGCTTCCAGAAGCCTTCTATCGGGAGCGTTCTTCTGGATGGAAAACCCGTTGGCGATCCGGGTCCCGATCGCATGGTAGTCTTCCAAAACTACGCACTTCTGCCCTGGCGGACGGTATTTGAGAACGTTTATATTGCAGTTCATGCGGTCTATCCGAATAAGTCGCAGCAGGAAAAACGCGCGATTGTACGCGATCATTTAGCAATGGTTGGATTGAGCGAAGCAGCGGATAAAAAACCGCCGCAAATTTCTGGGGGTATGAAACAGCGGGTTTCCATTGCGCGCGCCTTGGCCATTCGCCCGCAAGTGCTGATTTTAGATGAACCTTTCGGCGCGTTGGATGCAATTACGAAGGAAGAGTTACAGCAGGAATTACTCGATATTTGGAATGAAAATCGCTGTACGGTGTTGATGATTACCCACGATATCGACGAGGCATTGTTCTTAGCCGATAAATTAGTGATGATGACTAATGGACCGGCAGCGAATATTGGGGAGGTGATGGAGATTCCGTTTGCAAGACCGCGCGATCGCGATTTGATTATGGAAGATCCGACCTACTACAAACTGCGCAACCATGCTCTTGATTTCCTCTACAACCGTTTTGCTCACGACGATGTAGGTTAA
- a CDS encoding alpha/beta fold hydrolase, with amino-acid sequence MTISSPSRAEPCNSYRWNWQGQEFSIVYQTLGQGNPILLLPAFSTVSSRTEMLKIAEILAPQYRVTVLDWLGFGQSARPPLPYNPELYRQMLRDFVAASFDSPVIIAAAGHAAGYALDVAAELPQHVSKLVLVAPTWQGPLRVMGAPAGMRKAVEGMVRSPLLGQFLYYLNTRPGFLRWMYGRHVFCDRDRLTPEFMNTKYQSTQQPGARFAPAAFVTGGLDPVQSRAEFLALIQRVSLPILAIIAEQAPPTSKAGMEAIAEASGVQIARLPGTLGMHEEYPSEVAAAILNFAHRDIL; translated from the coding sequence ATGACAATTTCTTCCCCATCGCGCGCCGAGCCATGCAATTCTTATCGCTGGAACTGGCAAGGACAAGAGTTTTCCATCGTTTACCAAACCCTCGGACAGGGCAACCCAATACTATTGCTTCCCGCCTTCAGTACCGTATCGAGTCGGACGGAGATGCTGAAAATTGCTGAGATTTTAGCGCCTCAGTATCGCGTTACCGTTCTCGACTGGCTCGGTTTCGGGCAATCCGCTCGCCCGCCCTTACCCTACAATCCGGAACTCTATCGCCAAATGCTGCGAGATTTCGTCGCTGCTTCCTTTGACAGTCCGGTTATCATTGCAGCGGCGGGACACGCGGCGGGATACGCCCTAGACGTTGCCGCAGAACTACCGCAGCACGTCTCTAAGCTGGTGCTAGTCGCCCCGACGTGGCAGGGACCGTTGAGGGTGATGGGCGCGCCTGCGGGGATGAGAAAGGCGGTAGAGGGAATGGTGCGATCGCCCCTTCTGGGACAGTTTTTGTATTATCTCAATACGCGACCCGGTTTTTTACGCTGGATGTACGGGCGGCACGTTTTTTGCGATCGCGATCGCTTAACGCCAGAATTTATGAATACCAAATATCAAAGCACTCAACAACCGGGTGCGCGTTTTGCCCCCGCTGCCTTTGTCACCGGCGGGTTAGATCCCGTCCAAAGTCGCGCTGAATTTCTCGCCTTAATTCAACGAGTTTCGCTGCCCATTCTCGCCATTATTGCCGAACAAGCACCACCCACTTCCAAGGCAGGAATGGAAGCAATAGCTGAAGCTTCGGGAGTGCAAATCGCGCGCTTGCCCGGAACTTTAGGAATGCACGAAGAATATCCCTCCGAAGTTGCTGCCGCAATTTTAAACTTTGCTCATCGGGACATTCTCTAA
- a CDS encoding PEP-CTERM sorting domain-containing protein (PEP-CTERM proteins occur, often in large numbers, in the proteomes of bacteria that also encode an exosortase, a predicted intramembrane cysteine proteinase. The presence of a PEP-CTERM domain at a protein's C-terminus predicts cleavage within the sorting domain, followed by covalent anchoring to some some component of the (usually Gram-negative) cell surface. Many PEP-CTERM proteins exhibit an unusual sequence composition that includes large numbers of potential glycosylation sites. Expression of one such protein has been shown restore the ability of a bacterium to form floc, a type of biofilm.) encodes MKSQVLTGLLAATATVASVFTANASYAFNLKQSNPNLYNTFYSYVNGERNELTDAAQHKLDAGSLVATGDSFDIVFMTEGATYINDLFYSENGGALKLGMDNIASNDTALASFNSSYNSYNGHRELGEGLTYQTQKGNVLDFFLKSFQWWKGDGSDYNLKNLFGAEGAAGANTDGLQHLVAYDYFDGKDSWTLLGFEDIAGAKDPNNPWGTSDRDFNDAFFAIRGVTRGTTPPPATVPEPGVTLALVGIAGGYIASRRRQAAK; translated from the coding sequence ATGAAATCTCAAGTGTTGACTGGTCTGCTTGCTGCCACCGCTACCGTCGCTAGCGTATTTACGGCAAACGCTTCCTATGCGTTCAACCTCAAGCAAAGCAACCCCAATCTTTACAATACCTTTTACAGCTATGTCAATGGCGAGCGCAATGAGTTAACAGATGCCGCTCAACATAAGTTAGATGCTGGCAGCTTAGTTGCAACGGGTGACAGCTTTGATATCGTCTTCATGACTGAAGGTGCAACCTACATTAACGACTTGTTCTATTCGGAAAATGGCGGCGCGCTCAAACTCGGAATGGATAATATCGCTTCCAACGACACCGCCCTGGCAAGTTTTAACAGCAGCTACAATAGCTACAACGGCCATCGCGAACTCGGCGAAGGACTCACCTACCAAACTCAAAAAGGTAACGTCCTCGACTTCTTCCTCAAATCCTTCCAGTGGTGGAAAGGCGACGGCAGCGACTACAATCTCAAAAATCTGTTCGGTGCTGAAGGTGCAGCCGGGGCTAATACCGATGGCTTGCAACATCTCGTTGCCTACGACTACTTCGACGGAAAAGATAGCTGGACGCTGCTCGGGTTTGAAGATATTGCTGGCGCTAAAGATCCGAATAACCCTTGGGGAACCTCCGATCGCGACTTCAACGACGCATTCTTCGCCATTCGCGGCGTAACTCGCGGCACAACTCCCCCGCCCGCAACCGTTCCCGAACCGGGTGTTACCCTCGCCCTTGTGGGTATCGCAGGTGGCTACATTGCTTCTCGCCGCCGCCAAGCCGCTAAGTAA
- a CDS encoding Uma2 family endonuclease, with protein sequence MTLARETPHKLVVSPKITWEPLPPGFQLDEEPVDNIDQTLLAGALSESLELAGYLKPTMLVGADLGICATIDEQLNIKAPDWFYASPVQEWTATACRKSYTPHLEGAVPSIVIEFLSDKDGSEYSVKRSYPPGKWYYYEQILKIPTYAIFEPDGGLLEVYRLPENGRYELEQPNEEGKHWIAEMGLFLGTWRGEKEGRTVYWLRWWDEAGNLLLWGVELLQQERQRADAESLRAEEERQRADAESLRAEEERQRAEKLAAYLRQQGINPDDL encoded by the coding sequence ATGACTTTAGCTCGAGAAACCCCCCACAAACTCGTAGTCTCCCCCAAAATCACTTGGGAACCCCTCCCACCCGGCTTTCAGCTTGACGAAGAACCTGTGGATAACATCGACCAAACTTTGCTTGCGGGCGCATTAAGCGAAAGCTTAGAACTCGCGGGCTATCTCAAACCCACCATGCTAGTGGGAGCGGACTTAGGAATTTGCGCCACCATAGACGAACAATTAAACATTAAAGCACCCGATTGGTTTTATGCCAGCCCAGTGCAAGAATGGACGGCAACAGCTTGCCGCAAAAGCTATACGCCCCACTTAGAAGGCGCAGTTCCCAGCATCGTCATCGAATTCCTCTCCGACAAGGATGGAAGTGAATATTCTGTCAAACGCAGCTACCCTCCGGGGAAATGGTATTACTACGAACAAATCTTGAAAATCCCCACCTATGCCATCTTTGAACCGGATGGGGGATTGTTGGAAGTGTATCGATTGCCAGAAAACGGACGTTACGAACTCGAACAACCTAATGAGGAAGGAAAACATTGGATAGCGGAAATGGGGTTGTTTTTGGGAACGTGGCGGGGGGAAAAGGAAGGGCGAACGGTATATTGGTTGCGCTGGTGGGATGAAGCGGGGAATCTGTTGTTGTGGGGAGTGGAATTGCTGCAACAAGAACGCCAGCGCGCGGATGCCGAAAGTTTGCGCGCCGAAGAAGAACGCCAGCGTGCGGATGCGGAAAGTTTGCGTGCTGAAGAAGAACGCCAGCGTGCAGAAAAACTTGCTGCCTATCTGCGCCAACAGGGTATTAATCCCGACGATTTATAA
- a CDS encoding pentapeptide repeat-containing protein gives MKFNFSFAAIVFAVSSVALPVRADNIQHTSQLLATKQCPSCDLRNAGFVLSDLKGADLQGADLSYANLSRADLTGANLMGANLTGTSLNGANLMGAILVGANLTGTDLRGAYLVNANLAGTDLRMAYVEGTYGIPDYAGTPENFHAWGAIEAQNGNYRAAIDRYNTAITLNPQFAPAYLGRGLALFRLGNYGAAERDAKVASALFEVQKNPSGVEAAKNFAEVIEVARQPMNQGGGSNIGNVITGIGSLLLRFLF, from the coding sequence ATGAAATTTAACTTTTCTTTTGCCGCGATTGTTTTTGCCGTATCGAGCGTTGCGCTTCCCGTTCGTGCGGATAATATCCAGCACACAAGCCAACTACTCGCGACGAAACAATGTCCGAGTTGCGATTTACGGAATGCTGGTTTTGTGCTGAGCGATTTAAAGGGCGCAGATTTGCAGGGCGCGGATCTGAGTTATGCCAATCTCAGTCGGGCGGATTTGACGGGAGCGAATTTGATGGGGGCTAATCTTACGGGAACATCGCTGAATGGGGCGAACTTAATGGGAGCAATTTTGGTGGGCGCGAATTTAACGGGAACGGATTTGCGCGGGGCGTATTTGGTGAATGCAAATTTGGCGGGAACGGATTTGCGCATGGCTTATGTTGAGGGAACTTACGGGATTCCGGATTATGCCGGAACGCCGGAGAATTTCCATGCTTGGGGGGCGATTGAGGCGCAGAATGGTAATTATCGAGCCGCGATCGATCGCTATAATACGGCGATTACTCTCAATCCTCAGTTCGCTCCAGCTTATTTGGGGCGAGGATTGGCACTATTCCGATTGGGGAATTATGGGGCGGCGGAACGGGATGCAAAAGTAGCATCGGCCTTGTTTGAGGTTCAAAAGAATCCGTCGGGCGTGGAAGCCGCGAAAAATTTCGCCGAAGTGATTGAGGTGGCTCGCCAACCGATGAATCAAGGGGGAGGTAGCAATATTGGGAACGTCATTACGGGCATCGGTTCCCTACTGTTACGTTTTCTATTTTAA
- a CDS encoding Npun_R2479 family HD domain-containing metalloprotein, whose amino-acid sequence MLFNATEILIDEFVRRLRDSYRRTYGGLKQDYAEIITWAGSMAMENIANSDALYHNVEHSILVTLVGQEVLRGKHIRDGGVSCEDWLHFTISLLCHDIGYVKSVCRQDREQERLYATGKGETMVHLPPGCSDASLTPYHVDRGKLFIDERFGNHKLIDAGWIKQSIELTRFPVPNSSDHQNTSGYAGLVRASDLIGQLSDPRYLKKISALFYEFEETGANKVMGFSNPGDLRRNYAKFYWKAVYPYVKDALEYLSLTQEGQQIMANLYANVFAIEHAREIQKVVGV is encoded by the coding sequence ATGTTATTTAACGCAACAGAAATCCTGATAGATGAATTTGTTCGACGACTGCGAGACAGTTATCGTCGAACCTATGGCGGACTCAAGCAAGACTACGCCGAAATTATCACTTGGGCCGGAAGCATGGCAATGGAAAATATTGCCAACAGCGATGCACTCTACCACAATGTCGAACACTCTATTTTAGTAACCCTAGTCGGGCAAGAAGTTCTGCGCGGCAAACATATTCGCGATGGCGGCGTTTCCTGCGAAGATTGGTTGCACTTCACCATTTCGCTACTCTGTCACGATATCGGTTACGTTAAAAGCGTGTGCCGTCAAGATCGAGAACAAGAGAGGCTCTATGCGACGGGCAAAGGCGAGACGATGGTTCACCTTCCTCCCGGCTGTTCCGATGCCTCCCTCACGCCTTATCATGTAGACCGAGGGAAACTCTTTATTGACGAACGCTTCGGCAACCACAAACTTATCGATGCGGGATGGATTAAGCAAAGCATCGAATTGACTCGTTTTCCGGTTCCCAATTCTAGCGACCATCAAAATACCTCCGGTTATGCGGGTTTAGTCCGCGCTTCAGATTTAATCGGGCAATTGAGCGATCCGCGTTATTTGAAAAAAATTAGCGCTCTGTTTTATGAGTTTGAAGAAACAGGCGCAAATAAGGTTATGGGTTTTAGCAATCCGGGCGATTTGCGGCGCAATTACGCGAAGTTTTATTGGAAGGCGGTTTATCCTTATGTGAAAGATGCTCTAGAGTATCTGTCTTTGACCCAGGAAGGTCAGCAAATTATGGCGAACCTCTACGCGAATGTTTTTGCGATCGAACACGCTCGGGAGATTCAAAAAGTAGTGGGAGTTTAA
- the minE gene encoding cell division topological specificity factor MinE encodes MLSELLEQLFRWNRAANSRTDAKQRLKLVIAQDRTGIDPDDLEAMRQEILDVVARYVEIDPQESEVSLESDNRVTALIANLPIKRVKVEKGLKPAELAKPEEPIESGESVNSAETSEPAEEA; translated from the coding sequence ATGCTCAGCGAACTCCTCGAACAACTCTTCCGTTGGAATCGCGCCGCCAACAGCCGTACCGATGCGAAACAGCGCTTAAAACTGGTGATTGCCCAAGATCGAACCGGCATCGATCCTGACGATTTAGAAGCGATGCGCCAAGAAATTTTAGATGTTGTCGCGCGTTATGTAGAAATCGATCCCCAAGAATCAGAAGTTAGCCTCGAAAGCGATAATCGCGTTACTGCTTTAATTGCGAATTTACCCATCAAGCGCGTTAAAGTTGAAAAAGGTTTAAAACCTGCCGAACTGGCTAAACCGGAAGAACCGATAGAATCTGGGGAATCTGTCAACTCTGCCGAAACGAGCGAACCTGCTGAAGAAGCCTAA